The Puntigrus tetrazona isolate hp1 chromosome 19, ASM1883169v1, whole genome shotgun sequence genome has a segment encoding these proteins:
- the si:dkey-266f7.9 gene encoding 1-phosphatidylinositol phosphodiesterase: MEGARGHILQLMVMGVLLGATVPRHRAIQTPDYDDTSTPEILNPSWMATIPDIYSLSDVTMPGTHNTMALYGGTLAECNSWSLALQLRAGIRFLDIRVRHAKGNLTVHHGISYQYAHFGDVLMDVVAFLREYPSETVLMRLKEELSDTQDIYNAVVRYVNEYAHWDLLWHDREMPSVGAARGKLIILQDFTGPDLGIRYNSLDIADDWKVSSLQPEEVEKKWRSVSTHLEAAALGNKNRMFLTYSSGASILAHPNALARLINPRLHAYLTGYVDLRKRFGIVAMDFPGAKLVQTIIGFNY; the protein is encoded by the exons aTGGAAGGCGCCAGAGGACACATTTTGCAGCTAATGGTGATGGGCGTTTTGCTGGG AGCAACCGTGCCGCGACACAGGGCCATCCAGACCCCCGACTATGATGACACCTCCACGCCTGAGATCCTGAACCCTTCCTGGATGGCCACCATCCCTGACATCTACTCCCTGTCAGATGTGACGATGCCCGGGACGCACAACACCATGGCGCTGTACGGAGGCACGCTGGCCGAATGCAACTCCTGGTCCCTCGCCCTCCAGCTTCGAGCCGGAATCCGTTTCCTGGATATCCGTGTTCGCCACGCCAAAGGCAACTTGACCGTCCACCACGGCATCTCCTATCAGTACGCTCACTTTGGGGACGTGCTGATGGACGTGGTGGCTTTCCTAAGGGAGTATCCTTCGGAAACGGTGTTGATGAGGCTGAAAGAGGAGTTGAGCGACACTCAGGATATTTACAACGCAGTGGTGCGATATGTTAATGAGTACGCACACTGGGACCTGCTGTGGCACGATCGCGAGATGCCCAGCGTGGGAGCTGCGAGAGGAAAGCTGATCATACTGCAAGACTTCACCGGCCCTGACCTGGGAATACGCTACAACTCCCTGGACATAGCAGATGACTGGAAA GTGTCCTCTCTGCAGCCGGAGGAAGTGGAGAAGAAATGGAGAAGTGTCTCCACTCATCTGGAGGCGGCTGCGCTTGGTAACAAAAACCGAATGTTCCTCACCTACAGCAGCGGTGCCAGTATCCTGGCGCATCCCAATGCCTTGGCCCGGCTAATAAACCCCCGCCTGCATGCATATCTGACAGGCTATGTCGATCTGAGGAAGCGCTTTGGTATTGTAGCAATGGACTTTCCTGGTGCCAAGTTAGTGCAAACCATTATAGGCTTCAATTATTGA